The proteins below are encoded in one region of Homo sapiens chromosome 8, GRCh38.p14 Primary Assembly:
- the DPY19L4 gene encoding putative C-mannosyltransferase DPY19L4 isoform X10 → MERFCYLLMSASTYTFMMMWEYSHYLLFLQAISLFLLDTFSVEQSDKVYEVYKIYIFSLFLGYLLQFENPALLVSPLLSLVAALMLAKCLQLNVKKGSFVAKIIKVINFYLVCTLTITLNIIMKMFVPHKENGHMLKFLEVKFGLNMTKNFTMNWLLCQESLQAPSQDFFLRLTQSSLLPFYILVLIICFLSMLQVIFRRINGKSLKETVTLEDGRIGERPEIIYHVIHTILLGSLAMVIEGLKYIWIPYVCMLAAFGVCSPELWMTLFKWLRLRTVHPILLALILSMAVPTIIGLSLWKEFFPRLMTELMELQEFYDPDTVELMTWIKRQAPVAAVFAGSPQLMGAIKLCTGWMVTSLPLYNDDDLLKRNENIYQIYSKRSAEDIYKILTSYKANYLIVEDAICNEVGPMRGCRVKDLLDIANGHMVCEEGDKLTYSKYGRFCHEVKINYSPYVNYFTRVYWNRSYFVYKINTVISFQS, encoded by the exons ATGGAGAG GTTTTGCTACTTGTTGATGAGTGCTTCAACTTACACATTTATGATGATGTGGGAGTATAGCCACTATCTCCTGTTTCTTCAAGCAATATCTCTATTCCTGCTAGATACCTTTTCAGTGGAGCAAAGTGACAAG GTTTATGAAGTTTATAAAATCTAcatattttccctctttctgGGATATTTACTACAGTTTGAGAATCCAGCTTTGTTGGTATCTCCTTTATTAAGTTTAGTAGCAGCCTTAATGCTTGCTAAGTGCCTTCAG CTGAATGTGAAGAAAGGAAGTTTTGtagctaaaataataaaagtgattaATTTTTACTTGGTGTGTACTCTGACAATAACATTGAATATTATAATGAAG ATGTTTGTCCCACACAAAGAAAATGGGCACATGCTGAAATTCCTTGAAGTAAAATTTGGACTAAATATGACCAA GAATTTTACAATGAATTGGCTCCTCTGTCAAGAATCCCTGCAGGCACcatctcaagatttttttctgcGATTGACACAGTCTTCTTTATTACCTTTCTACATTCTAGtgttaattatttgttttctttctatgttGCAAGTTATTTTTAGGAGGATTAA tggTAAGTCCCTGAAGGAAACTGTTACTCTTGAAGATGGACGAATTGGAGAAAGACCAGAAATAATTTATCATGTAATTCACACTATTTTATTGGGTTCTCTTGCAATGGTTATAGAAGG CTTGAAGTACATCTGGATTCCTTATGTGTGCATGTTAGCAGCATTTGGTGTATGTTCTCCCGAACTTTGGATGACACTTTTCAAGTGGCTTCGATTAAGAACTGTACACCCAATATTGTTG GCTCTTATTCTGAGCATGGCCGTGCCTACTATAATAGGTCTCAGCTTATGGAAAGAg tttttTCCCAGATTAATGACAGAATTAATGGAACTACAGGAATTCTATGACCCAGATACAGTGGAACTTATGACCTGGATAAA AAGGCAAGCTCCAGTTGCAGCTGTGTTTGCAGGGAGTCCACAGTTAATGGGTGCGATTAAATTATGCACTGGATGGATGGTGACAAGTTTGCCTCTTTACAATGATGATGATcttctcaagagaaatgaaaat ATCTACCAAATCTATTCAAAGCGATCTGCTGaggatatttataaaatactgacATCTTACAAAGCTAATTACCTAATTGTAGAGGATGCTATCTGCAATGAGGTGGGACCCATGAGAGGCTGTAGGGTTAAAGATTTATTAGACATTGCAAATGGCCAC ATGGTTTGTGAAGAAGGTGACAAGCTAACCTACTCAAAATATGGGCGATTTTGTCATGAGGTCAAAATTAACTATTCTCCATATGTGAATTATTTCACTAGAGTATACTGGAACAGATCCTACTTTGTATATAAAATCAACACTGTGATATCCTTCCAGTCTTGA